A single genomic interval of Helianthus annuus cultivar XRQ/B chromosome 13, HanXRQr2.0-SUNRISE, whole genome shotgun sequence harbors:
- the LOC110901513 gene encoding uncharacterized mitochondrial protein AtMg01250-like, producing MWERVKEGDPISPFLFVVVMEALSCLIDKAGEVGVFSGIELPNDGPVLSHLFFVDDTLIIGIWNVENATNVVRILRCFYACSGLKINLGKSNLYGLGG from the coding sequence ATGTGGGAAAGGGTTAAGGAAGGGGACCCGATTTCACCTTTCTTATTTGTGGTGGTTATGGAAGCTTTGTCGTGTCTTATCGATAAGGCCGGTGAGGTTGGTGTGTTTTCAGGTATCGAGTTGCCAAATGACGGGCCTGTGCTATCTCATTTATTTTTTGTGGACGACACGCTTATTATAGGGATATGGAACGTGGAGAATGCTACGAATGTTGTTCGCATCCTGAGGTGTTTTTATGCTTGTTCTGGTCTGAAGATTAACCTTGGTAAATCTAATCTGTATGGTTTGGGGGGTTAG